From the Brassica oleracea var. oleracea cultivar TO1000 unplaced genomic scaffold, BOL UnpScaffold00977, whole genome shotgun sequence genome, one window contains:
- the LOC106320608 gene encoding uncharacterized protein LOC106320608 — MTAPNNSSDTIVTTLGSLLNINTSNITKLSASNYLMWCRQVHALLDGYDLASFVDGSKPILPEVITVDGQDTPNPEYVFNKRQDKLIYSALLDAISQSIQPLLSKANTSAEIWTTLASTYANPSRGHIKQIHNQLKNWKKGTKSISEYLQGVSTRVDELALLGKVFDLEDQIEFALDGLPEEYKQISDQIESCDNPPTFNELHEKLLNHEARLLSTSLPYPVTANVATNNYRPPQKHNNRNQQWQQYQQHNPTGNRAPRPYLGKCQLCGVQGHSARRCNQLSQQAGLLSTPKTWQPRANFVAQSPHPWLLDSGATHHIASDLANLSLHQPYTGGDEVVVGNGAALPITQTGSTLLYSSTRPLHLNNILYVRDLRTGVPLLQGNTKNELYEWPSSLPIASTFHTATTNLKTTITDCPSITQIPFETPPLTQAHLAPLGDAAPSASDSAPDNHASNSPSPATHQQQPGALSPLHVSDNNDDSGMLGSENSNGQSTASENSSPNSLAQQTSSTQDSAQQSSGPSSTGSQRISQPQPEPSSSSTSSDSIQPQNRHQMKTRAKNNIRKPNQKYGLAALLLSGGESEPRTITQALKDNKWRSSASAEFDAQVRNHTWDFLPPSPGLNVIDCRWLFRIKYLPDGTSINASHVSSPKAITNKKVSITSKHLVRPVITIHTVLNVATSRNWCLRQIDINNAFLQGNLTEEVYMRQPPGFVDPDKPHHICRLNKAIYGLKQAPRAWYVELKTFLLQLGFQNSVADTALFVLQQGDTLTYLLVYVDDIIVTGNNQHLVERILKALASRFSLKDMGELSYFLGIEVIKTSQGLHLSQRKYILDLLHKMDMQDAKPAPTPMATDPKLTLAGEKHSNMTEYRTLVGCLQYLSFTRPDIAYAVNKLSQFMHSPTTDHWQAAKRVLRRH, encoded by the exons ATGACTGCGCCAAACAACTCTTCTGACACCATCGTCACAACTCTAGGTTCTCTTCTCAACATCAACACATCAAACATCACCAAGCTCAGTGCCTCCAACTACCTAATGTGGTGTCGCCAAGTTCATGCCCTCCTTGACGGGTATGATTTAGCCTCTTTTGTTGATGGCTCGAAACCTATTCTCCCAGAGGTCATCACTGTCGATGGACAGGACACTCCAAACCCAGAATATGTGTTCAACAAACGTCAAGACAAGCTCATCTACAGTGCACTTTTAGACGCCATATCTCAATCCATTCAGCCGTTGCTCTCCAAAGCTAACACCTCTGCTGAGATCTGGACCACTCTCGCCTCCACCTATGCAAATCCTAGTCGTGGTCACATCAAACAGATCCATAATCAACTGAAAAACTGGAAGAAAGGCACGAAATCAATCTCAGAATACCTTCAGGGTGTCTCAACCAGAGTAGACGAACTAGCCTTGCTTGGTAAAGTGTTTGATCTTGAAGATCAGATTGAGTTTGCTCTTGATGGACTCCCAGAGGAATACAAGCAAATCTCCGACCAGATTGAAAGTTGTGATAACCCACCAACTTTCAACGAGCTCCATGAAAAGCTCTTGAATCATGAAGCTAGACTTCTCTCA ACCTCACTGCCCTATCCGGTCACAGCTAATGTAGCAACCAACAACTACCGTCCCCCTCAGAAACACAACAATCGCAATCAGCAGTGGCAACAATACCAGCAGCACAACCCAACTGGCAACAGAGCCCCGCGTCCGTACCTTGGCAAGTGTCAACTTTGTGGTGTTCAGGGCCACAGCGCACGCCGATGCAACCAGCTGTCTCAGCAGGCAGGTCTCCTCTCCACGCCAAAAACATGGCAACCTAGAGCTAACTTTGTGGCTCAATCACCACACCCATGGCTGCTAGATTCAGGAGCTACTCATCACATAGCTTCTGATCTCGCAAATCTCTCTCTGCATCAGCCATATACTGGTGGTGATGAAGTCGTTGTTGGCAATGGTGCTGCTCTTCCGATAACACAAACCGGTTCTACTCTCTTATACTCCTCCACTCGTCCTTTGCATCTAAACAATATTCTTTAT GTGAGGGATCTCAGAACGGGGGTCCCGTTACTCCAAGGCAATACCAAGAATGAGCTTTATGAGTGGCCCTCTTCCTTACCAATCGCCTCTACCTTCCACACAGCAACCACAAACCTCAAAACCACTATCACTGATTG CCCATCAATCACTCAAATACCTTTCGAAACCCCACCACTCACACAAGCTCATCTGGCACCCTTAGGAGACGCGGCACCTTCGGCCTCTGATTCAGCACCTGATAACCATGCGAGTAACTCTCCCTCACCGGCAACTCATCAGCAACAACCTGGAGCTCTTTCTCCTCTACACGTCTCTGACAATAACGATGACTCTGGTATGTTGGGCTCAGAAAACTCAAATGGCCAGTCCACTGCTTCTGAAAATTCAAGCCCAAACTCGCTGGCCCAACAAACAAGCTCAACTCAAGACTCGGCCCAACAGTCATCAGGCCCATCATCAACAGGGTCACAGCGCATCTCACAGCCACAGCCAGAGCCGTCTTCCTCGTCGACGTCTTCTGATTCGATTCAACCCCAAAATCGACATCAGATGAAGACACGAGCTAAGAACAACATCAGGAAACCAAATCAGAAGTATGGTCTTGCAGCTCTCCTACTGTCTGGTGGCGAATCAGAACCAAGAACAATTACACAGGCGCTCAAAGACAATAAATGGCGTAGTTCTGCTTCTGCTGAGTTCGATGCTCAAGTTCGGAACCACACTTGGGATTTCTTGCCTCCATCCCCTGGTCTCAATGTGATTGACTGCAGATGGCTCTTTCGGATCAAATACCTACCTGATGGCACATCGATAAATGCAAGTCACGTCTCGTCTCCAAAGGCTATAACCAACAAGAAAGTATCGATTACTTCGAAACATTTAGTCCG TCCGGTTATTACGATCCATACGGTGTTGAATGTAGCTACTAGCCGCAACTGGTGTCTAAGACAAATCGACATCAACAACGCATTTCTTCAAGGAAACCTAACCGAGGAAGTCTATATGCGCCAGCCTCCAGGCTTTGTCGATCCAGACAAACCACATCACATCTGCCGTTTGAACAAAGCCATATACGGCCTCAAACAAGCTCCGAGAGCATGGTACGTTGAACTCAAGACTTTTCTTCTTCAGCTTGGTTTCCAAAACTCTGTTGCAGATACAGCTCTCTTTGTGTTACAACAAGGAGACACGCTTACCTACTTACTCGTCTATGTCGACGACATAATTGTCACCGGCAACAATCAACACTTGGTCGAAAGGATACTCAAGGCTTTGGCATCACGGTTTTCTCTAAAAGACATGGGAGAACTTTCGTATTTCTTAGGCATTGAAGTCATCAAAACTTCTCAGGGCCTGCATCTCAGtcaaagaaaatatatcttGGATTTGCTTCACAAGATGGATATGCAAGATGCAAAACCAGCTCCAACACCGATGGCTACTGATCCGAAGCTTACACTTGCTGGAGAAAAACACAGCAACATGACCGAGTACAGGACACTAGTAGGCTGTCTCCAATATCTTTCTTTCACTCGTCCAGACATCGCCTACGCCGTCAACAAGCTCTCTCAGTTTATGCATTCCCCTACTACAGATCATTGGCAGGCAGCAAAAAGGGTACTTAG gagaCACTGA